The Gloeomargarita lithophora Alchichica-D10 genomic sequence CGAGCCTATGCTCGTAAATTCAGCCGCAAAACCACCAACAACCGACGGGGTCGCAACCCGCGGGAGAATGCGCCGGAGTCCGAGCCGAATCTTTAGGTGATGTGGTATCGGTGCCAGCGAGTGGCGAATCTTTATGAAGCACCCACGGGGGATGGCCTTGCTACCCAAGCCCAGGCGGGTCGTTGGTTGTATCGAGAACCAGGCCAACCTGAACCAAACCAGGGGGAACGCCTGCGGGTGACCTTGGCTGAGGATGATTATTCGGGTTGGGTTGATCGGGAGGATTGGTTCGCTATCCAGCCCACCCAGGAGCTTTACACGCCACCCCAGTTGAACCGGGCGGCGATTTTGCCCCGCTTACCCTTGGTCTTAAGTTTTGCTTTACAAGCGATGGGACAACCCCATCAGTATCTTTGGGGGGGCACGGTAGAGCCGGATTTTGATTGTTCTGGCTTGGTGCAAACCGCCTTTGCCCAGGCGGGAATTTGGTTGCCCCGGGATGCCTACCAGCAGGAAACTTTTGTGTCACCCATCGGTCGGGAAATCCTTATGCCGGGGGATTTGGTGTTTTTTGGTACCCCACAGCGGGCGACCCATGTGGGAATTTATTTAGGTAATCAGCAGTACATTCATTGCTCTGGCATTGCCCAGGGTCGCAATGGTATTGGGGTGGATTCCCTGGGAGACGACCGGGGAACAATTGGGGAAACCTACGCCCAGCAGTGGCGGGGAGCCGGGCGGGTGGTGAGTTCCTATCAGCCGCAAGGGATATAGCCATCTCACCCGAGAAGTGTTCTAAAAACGGCTGGTTTGATGTATATTGAGGATACTGAGTCAAAAAAAACAAGAAAAAATGTATGGCTAAAAGTTATGGATAAATTGTTTTTTATTCAACAGGTTTCTCAATCACCGAAAGATGGGGTCATCCATTCAGATGCTAAGGATTGGTTATTTGATAATCCCAAAATTCTGGGGTTGGTGTGTGCCGGTTTAGAACAAGCAAAATATGGCGTTTTTTCTAGTTCTTTCCCTGATGTTCAGGCTGACCTATCCTGGTTGAGTGATATTGAGGACGAAGTGGAATAATATCAAATTTCATATTCACAAGTCAGAATTATCAAATGACTTATCAGTTGGTATGGACGAAAATAGCAGAAGAACAATATAATCTACTCAGAACTGGTGCTAAAAGTGCAAGGGATAATAGGGAAGTAAAAGGCATCAGTAAGGCATCCAAACCAGAAGGTCTTTTCAAACAAATTGCGAAAGCCCTAAACTTTCTCCAGGAAAACCCCCGACATCCAGGACTGAATACCCATGAGTATCATTCATTGCCCCATCCCTACAAACCTAATGATAAAGTCTTTGAAGCCTATGTACAGAATAAAACACCAGGCGCGTATCGTATTTTTTGGTGTTACGGGCCACAACCCAGTCAGTTGACGATTATCGCTATTGGGACTTTATAAGTTTTAAGCCCTAAAACAGGCTCAAGCTCAAGCAAGACAGGCAAAACACATCGACAAGGTAAAAATGGCTGGAACCCAGTCGCATCAAGAAAATATGCTGATCGAGGTAAAACAATTGCTGTGTCTAGGTCTGAGACCGTTTAGGAGCCAGTTTCTCTCAAAGTCCCACTATTACATCTCATCCGTAAAATATCGCTATCGGGAAATGGGGTAAAGTTTTCCCATGAAGAGAAAAAAGCCCCAAGGGCAGAGTGTGCCCCCCTACGACCGCTAATTTGCAATTTATAGAGGTGCCCTTTAATTTAAGGGGTCATATCATTATCACTCGCCCGCACCTCCTGAATGGGATTGACATCAAAAATAAGTGTAAATTTCTGCCCCATGCGGCGTTGCAAAAATTCCTCTAACAATTGCACCTGGCGGGGGGTAATCGGTTCCTGTGCCCGCACCGTCAAACGGGTTTCTGGGGGATGGGTTTGCCAATTGGTGCGAGTGCGGATCAATTCCACCCGTTGAAACGTAATCGTGCCACTGAGCAGGACTTGACGCAAATTGGCTTCCAACCGATTTTGGCGGGTCAGTTCCACAAAACTAATCCCCAAAGGAATCACCAGGACGCTGGTTAATAAAATCGCCAAGGCCAAAACGCCCCGGGCTTTTGTCCAATGGGCATATCCCGCCAATACAAACGCCACCATACAGGCCAACGCAATGCCCAAAAAATTGGTAACAAACAGCAAAAATGCCCCCCAACTCAAGACCCAATTTCCCTGGGACAACCCCAACCCCACCACGCATACCGGCGGCATCAAGGCCACCGCAATCGCCGTCCCCGCCAAGGTTCCCGACACCTTTGGCTCGACCAACGCATAGCCGCAAACCCCCCCAGCGGCAATGGCGATGCCCAAATCCAGCAAATTGGGCGTAGAGCGGGCTAGAATTTCATTACCAAAGGCAGACAGCCCCGCCACCATGCCCAACCCACAAGACAGCAGAATCGCCACCCCAGTCCCCACCACCACCGACAGCAATGCCCGCCGAAATAGAACCACATCGCCAATGAGTGCCCCAAAGGCCAACCCCCGAATCGGCATCATCAACGGAGCCACAATCATTGCCCC encodes the following:
- a CDS encoding C40 family peptidase, with the translated sequence MWYRCQRVANLYEAPTGDGLATQAQAGRWLYREPGQPEPNQGERLRVTLAEDDYSGWVDREDWFAIQPTQELYTPPQLNRAAILPRLPLVLSFALQAMGQPHQYLWGGTVEPDFDCSGLVQTAFAQAGIWLPRDAYQQETFVSPIGREILMPGDLVFFGTPQRATHVGIYLGNQQYIHCSGIAQGRNGIGVDSLGDDRGTIGETYAQQWRGAGRVVSSYQPQGI
- a CDS encoding DUF389 domain-containing protein; its protein translation is MNMSPRQRWYRHLGKVFTAQPASPQNLADIEQLRQIQKNLCAESQLDTPYLVLVVGSCVIATLGLLSNSAAVIIGAMIVAPLMMPIRGLAFGALIGDVVLFRRALLSVVVGTGVAILLSCGLGMVAGLSAFGNEILARSTPNLLDLGIAIAAGGVCGYALVEPKVSGTLAGTAIAVALMPPVCVVGLGLSQGNWVLSWGAFLLFVTNFLGIALACMVAFVLAGYAHWTKARGVLALAILLTSVLVIPLGISFVELTRQNRLEANLRQVLLSGTITFQRVELIRTRTNWQTHPPETRLTVRAQEPITPRQVQLLEEFLQRRMGQKFTLIFDVNPIQEVRASDNDMTP